In the genome of Colletes latitarsis isolate SP2378_abdomen chromosome 9, iyColLati1, whole genome shotgun sequence, one region contains:
- the LOC143345791 gene encoding cell adhesion molecule Dscam1-like — protein MRSRPDTKPYIAPPPSVPPMIEEFSFKKLPMNAGEFANLQCSVSSGDLPLNIRWSYPGEEMGGSSGVIVTKVADRVSMLMISVITARHAGEYVCTAQNAAGTASHSTTLTVNGLGL, from the coding sequence atgcgcTCGCGACCCGACACCAAACCATACATCGCTCCTCCACCCTCAGTGCCGCCCATGATAGAGGAGTTCTCGTTCAAGAAGCTACCCATGAACGCCGGAGAGTTCGCTAATCTGCAATGTTCCGTATCGTCCGGTGATCTGCCATTGAACATACGTTGGAGCTATCCCGGAGAAGAGATGGGCGGTTCCTCCGGCGTAATTGTGACGAAGGTCGCGGATCGCGTTAGCATGCTCATGATCTCAGTCATCACCGCGAGACACGCGGGAGAGTACGTTTGCACCGCTCAAAACGCGGCTGGAACGGCGTCCCACTCGACCACGCTCACCGTCAATGGTTTGGGACTATGA